A single region of the Pyricularia oryzae 70-15 chromosome 4, whole genome shotgun sequence genome encodes:
- a CDS encoding ATPase family AAA domain-containing protein 1, with product MASEVSSCTLTNGDLTPEPSSPESPRPANSFVATPSTTIKKLWFDPAVMERSLAAQPRNQATSQEQATALAQNQANLISLLCLIAGSVLASSTNQDATTNDGPLRLESTPKNAAVPDPPVLVPEDDGRPSEVFRAPTAGTSKASDDEAIAKPDPKNAEASIEGPSPQTQCDCCAKKEKADEQAASVKSSATSIQIAPAADQTPESQTPGPQEASAKEAAVAVAEEVAKESPKASEGDGTLSGGGQTKPVDQSKPAAQIPTEGVGITNEILEEDPSKTGETASDGTSKTSEQDQSSDKPTAAGTAEQPAVVKESTETSEDVTPTTAEATTTETPKAEEATKTEPATTEEAKPTEPVADLKLPEWFLGNNVVFYEDLIKQPSSLELVGIKPPTKDDTKVKQTIANNASSDGDQKTISTSNDAASDQATAVEPPKNSKGIQPQENTCTCAHKTGEGEAEASQVPTSEAKPDHSPSQPAKPTFQLHRELYEEALDLITTPLQPLTIKEKADGTKVVPPRDWVTTSTFLFQSPKDGSLGFLDEVMHQLGRDTKADMITIDLEDLEDLCHHFWKDSDEVRNVSPMELTSITRLVGAFFGYSTPEEKSKKGVTCILNAAEAKRESMSKSGGSNGNASTANSTPAKTPEASSVANGVKQPLEANAVAVEILQKGVKDAFDSATLILQAAIAEAFARASTPDATSNNNKAQTQNSEAKSPNGQVQTENGANSSEPAKDAKSSTKHRPLIIVFRGVDCLGKMTPLQRLANGINDARRDEGRPIILIGTAVSNSTADNKPTDGISKVWDGLEIYESCIVNLAPRNTRRAAEALKQNSARAKPKNKWRVLRRSVRVTLDHHPSVSTAALYPSGPPSGEQVVNEVEDEERRQMLANWDDKLSERVVRQVSARAVKTGAVAPSDIFDVMQRVMRNKAIFDKMNDADDDEYVNEEGDSEECAVQVGGPTKKSKVKPLLESITASCSDAEKEYFECVVDTDAVSSDAQDIHMDQSLIDSLKQLLDLRQTKPYGILAKEAVNGAILYGPPGTGKTHLARVVAASAGTNLIVATPADIQNMWVGETEKRIKALFSLGVKLAPCVIFLDEGDSVFGKRSGLDHDWQRKAMSQFLMEMDGLVSRKKAPFLMVATNRPGDIDDAVCRRLPHSLHIGMPTAAGRRAILDIYLKDEKLDAALDLEEVASDRMTKGFSGSDIRTLCVQAAMVAHKELMAERRKKDGEGEEDAAGGSQKRVITLEHFKKALERTRPSVTRESLMEIERFTGQNEQGDHQAMYI from the exons ATGGCGTCCGAGGTCAGCAGTTGCACATTAACCAACGGCGATTTAACGCCCGAGCCTAGTTCCCCTGAGAGCCCACGGCCTGCCAACTCGTTTGTCGCTACTCCCTCGACAACGATCAAGAAGCTCTGGTTTGATCCAGCAGTCATGGAGAGGTCGCTCGCGGCTCAGCCCCGCAATCAGGCAACATCTCAGGAACAAGCGACAGCGCTCGCCCAGAATCAAGCCAACCTCATTTCTCTATTATGCCTCATTGCCGGCTCTGTATTGGCTTCATCAACAAACCAGGATGCTACGACAAATGACGGCCCGCTGCGGTTGGAATCAACGCCCAAAAATGCTGCGGTGCCTGATCCCCCAGTGCTGGTGCCCGAGGACGATGGTCGACCTAGTGAAGTCTTTCGGGCGCCGACAGCTGGCACCTCAAAGGCTAGCGACGACGAAGCTATTGCCAAGCCCGATCCAAAGAATGCAGAGGCTTCCATAGAAGGTCCTTCTCCCCAAACACAATGTGACTGCTGTgcaaagaaggaaaaggccGATGAACAGGCAGCATCTGTCAAGTCTTCAGCAACCTCAATTCAGATTGCTCCAGCTGCAGATCAAACCCCCGAGAGTCAAACCCCAGGACCCCAGGAAGCTTCCGCCAAAGAGGCGGCAGTTGCAGTCGCTGAAGAAGTGGCCAAGGAGAGCCCAAAGGCTTCGGAGGGGGATGGCACTTTATCGGGTGGGGGTCAGACGAAACCGGTCGACCAGTCCAAGCCCGCTGCCCAAATCCCAACAGAAGGAGTCGGCATTACAAACGAGATACTCGAGGAGGATCCATCCAAGACGGGCGAGACTGCTTCAGATGGCACATCCAAAACTTCGGAACAGGACCAAAGTTCTGACAAGCCAACTGCTGCCGGAACTGCCGAGCAGCCAGCGGTCGTGAAAGAGTCCACCGAAACCTCCGAGGATGTGACGCCAACAACTGCTGAGGCAACCACCACGGAGACACCAAAGGCAGAAGAAGCCACGAAAACGGAGCCTGCTACTACCGAGGAAGCAAAGCCAACCGAGCCAGTAGCCGATTTGAAGCTGCCAGAGTGGTTCTTGGGTAACAACGTTGTGTTTTATGAAGATTTGATCAAGCAGCCATCCTCTCTCGAATTGGTAGGAATCAAGCCACCTACGAAAGATGACACTAAGGTCAAGCAAACAATTGCAAACAATGCGAGCAGCGATGGTGACCAGAAAACCATCAGCACATCTAATGACGCTGCATCTGACCAGGCCACTGCTGTTGAACCCCCCAAAAACTCCAAAGGCATCCAGCCGCAGGAGAATACTTGCACGTGCGCTCATAAGACCGGGGAGGGAGAGGCCGAAGCCAGCCAGGTGCCAACATCGGAGGCAAAGCCGGACCACAGCCCATCTCAACCAGCCAAGCCAACTTTCCAACTGCATCGAGAGCTGTATGAGGAGGCACTCGATCTGATAACCACACCGTTACAACCTCTCACGATCAAGGAAAAAGCGGACGGCACAAAGGTCGTCCCTCCAAGGGACTGGGTGACGACGTCGACATTTCTTTTCCAATCCCCAAAAGACGGCTCACTCGGGTTCCTCGACGAGGTCATGCATCAGCTGGGACGAGATACCAAGGCAGATATGATCACAATCGATCTCGAGGATCTTGAGGACCTATGTCACCATTTCTGGAAGGACTCAGACGAGGTTCGAAATGTGTCGCCCATGGAGCTGACGAGCATCACCCGTCTTGTAGGCGCATTTTTCGGATACAGCACTCCGGAGGAGAAATCCAAGAAAGGAGTTACATGCATCCTAAATGCGGCGGAGGCCAAGAGAGAGTCCATGTCAAAATCTGGGGGATCGAATGGGAATGCATCAACGGCGAATAGCACCCCTGCCAAAACGCCTGAAGCAAGTTCAGTCGCCAATGGAGTTAAGCAGCCCCTGGAGGCAAACGCAGTGGCTGTAGAAATATTACAGAAGGGAGTCAAGGACGCATTTGACTCGGCGACCTTGATCCTGCAAGCGGCCATCGCCGAAGCATTCGCGCGCGCATCGACACCAGACGCGACGTCTAACAACAACAAGGCCCAAACACAAAACTCCGAAGCGAAATCACCAAACGGCCAGGTCCAGACAGAGAATGGCGCCAATTCATCAGAGCCTGCAAAGGATGCGAAATCTTCGACGAAACACAGACCCCTCATTATTGTCTTCCGTGGTGTCGATTGCCTGGGTAAAATGACCCCGCTTCAGCGCCTGGCAAACGGCATTAATGATGCTCGACGAGATGAAGGGCGCCCCATTATTCTCATCGGGACAGCGGTTTCCAACAGCACTGCAGACAACAAACCCACCGACGGCATCAGCAAAGTCTGGGATGGGCTCGAGATTTATGAGAGCTGCATTGTCAACCTCGCCCCGCGCAATACACGCCGTGCCGCTGAGGCTCTGAAGCAAAACAGCGCGCGGGCAAAGCCCAAAAACAAGTGGCGAGTGTTGCGCCGTTCGGTGCGCGTCACGTTGGACCATCACCCATCGGTGAGCACTGCTGCTCTATACCCTTCTGGTCCGCCGTCGGGTGAACAGGTTGTCAACGAGGTTGAAGACGAGGAGCGCAGACAGATGCTCGCGAATTGGGATGATAAGTTGTCCGAACGCGTCGTCAGGCAGGTTTCGGCACGGGCTGTCAAGACCGGTGCCGTGGCTCCCTCCGATATCTTTGACGTCATGCAGCGGGTGATGAGGAACAAAGCAATCTTTGACAAGATGAACGATGCGGACGACGATGAATATGTCAACGAAGAGGGCGACAGCGAAGAATGTGCGGTTCAAGTTGGTGGCCCTACCAAAAAGTCCAAGGTTAAGCCACTCCTGGAGAGCATCACTGCAAGCTGCTCCGACGCAGAGAAGGAGTACTTTGAGTGTGTGGTGGACACTG ACGCCGTATCTTCGGATGCCCAAGACATTCACATGGATCAGAGCCTCATCGACAGTCTAAAACAACTTCTCGACCTTCGTCAAACCAAGCCCTATGGAATTCTCGCCAAGGAAGCAGTTAATGGCGCTATCCTCTACGGTCCTCCAGGCACTGGCAAGACACATTTGGCACGTGTTGTGGCCGCGTCTGCCGGCACAAATCTAATCGTGGCAACGCCGGCAGATATCCAAAACATGTGGGTCGGCGAGACCGAGAAGCGAATCAAGGCCCTATTCTCCCTCGGCGTCAAGCTTGCGCCGTGCGTCATTTTCCTGGACGAGGGCGACTCGGTCTTTGGCAAGCGCAGCGGCCTGGACCACGACTGGCAGCGCAAGGCCATGAGCCAGTTCCTGATGGAGATGGACGGGCTGGTCAGCCGCAAGAAGGCCCCCTTCCTCATGGTGGCTACCAACCGCCCTGGCGacatcgacgacgccgtgtgCCGCCGGCTGCCCCACTCGTTGCACATTGGCATGCCCACGGCTGCCGGCCGCCGGGCCATCTTGGACATCTATCTCAAGGACGAGAAGCTCGACGCGGCGCTGGACCTGGAGGAGGTGGCGAGCGACCGGATGACCAAGGGCTTCTCGGGGTCCGACATCCGGACGCTGTGCGTGCAGGCCGCGATGGTTGCACACAAGGAGCTCATGGCCGAGAGGAGGAAGAAGGATGGCGAGGGAGAAGAAGACGCCGCCGGGGGGTCCCAGAAGAGGGTCATAACGTTGGAGCACTTTAAAAAGGCGCTCGAGAGGACGAGGCCGTCGGTTACGCGCGAGAGCCTGATGGAGATTGAACGCTTCACCGGCCAAAATGAACAGGGTGATCATCAGGCCATGTATATCTGA